The Micromonospora siamensis genome contains the following window.
GAACAGCGCCTCGGTCACGAAGATCAGTCCGGTGCCGGCGACCACGGACTGGTCGAGCAGCAGGGCGGCCAGCGGCGTCGGGCTGCGGCGGATCCGGGCGTACGCCCGCTGCGGGTCGGCGTCGGCGCGCAGCGGGTCGGGTCCGAGCCGGGCCCGCAGGGCGGCCACCTCGGGCGGGGTGAGCAGCTCGCAGGCGGTGGGGCCGCGCAGGTCGAGCCAGTGCGCGTCGCCCGGTGCCGCCGCGGAACCCTCACTGGTCAGCCGCAGCCGGACCTGGCCGACCGGAGGCGGGGGCGCGCCGGCGCCGTCGGTGACCTTGCCGTACAGGCCCAGGTGCACGTGCAGGGTCAGCTCGCCGGCGTGGTGGTGCAGCAGGTGCTTGCCGTACGCCTCGGTGCCCTGAAGGACGGTGCCGTCGAGCCGGGCGGCGCCCTCGGCGAACCGGCCCTGGGGGCTGGCGGCGTGCACCCGACGACCGGCGAAGAGCCGGGCGTGCCGCGCCGCCAGGCGGTGGATGGTGTGACCCTCTGGCACGGGTGGCAAGACTACGTCGGGTCGGCCGGCCCGCACCCGGCGGCATCGACGGCCGCGCTGGCCAGGTGTCGTCCGACGTCCGGTGGGGTACCTCCTTCCCTGTTACCGCGTGGCAGCCGTCGGTACCCGGCGAGGCCTCCACGCACTCACGAGGAGGATCTCAGGTGAACATTCCTTCGCTGTCCCGCCGGAAGCAGCCGGCGCCCGCCGGGGACGTGACCGGCGACGGCCGGGTCGACGCCCGGGACACCGCCACCGGCACCGTCGACCGCACCCCGGTCACCGACCGGACCGAGCCCCAGCCGACGGTCGACCCGACGGACCGCACCGAGGTGCAGCCCACCGTCGACCGGACGGACCGCACCGAACCCCGGTCCACCGTCGACCCCACGGACCGCAGCGAACCCCGGCCCACCGCCGACCCGGCGGACCGGACCGAGGCGCGCCCCACCGTGACCGACCGGGACGCGGACCGGGCGACGTACCGGAGCAGCACCGCGCCGGCCGGCGCGGGAGCGGCGGCCCTGTCCGGGCGGGGCGCCTCGACACCGGTCGCCGAGCCGGTCACCGAGCGGACCATGGACCTGGAGCGGGAACGGGAGCAGATCAACCTCGAGCGGGGGCTCCGGAACGACCGCGACGGGGACGGCTTCCCGGACCACCGGGAGCGGACCGAGGCTGAGGTGCCGGTGGTGGTCGGCCCGAAGCCACGGGCCAGCCTGCTCGCCACGGTCGGGCTGGTCGCGGGCGTCGCCAGTGCCCTGTTCGTGCTGACCGGCACGCTGGCCGGGTACGGCATCGCCCTGGGCGCGCTCGGCGCGGTGCTGTCCGTGCTGGGCCTGATCGCGACCCGACGCCGGCACGTGGCGGGCAAGACCGACGCGCTGCTCGGCATCGTTCTCGGCCTGGGCGCGGTGGTGCTGGGCGTGCTGGCGATGACCGGGATCTTCGACTGGCCGACCACCGACGGCGACTGGGTGGCCCGGTTCCGCGAGTGGCTCGACTCACAGTTTGTCGATCGGTTCTGACGGGCACTATCCAGCTCGCCGGCGGTGCGCCGGCAAAGCCCGACCAGCCTGGTGGTTCACCAGCCGGGCACGCATCCTTTCAGGGGCGGCGGTTCGCCGCCCCTGAAGCGTGTCCGGGGTACGGCCGGCCGCCGGAGTGACCCTGACCGCTCCGACGCAACGATCCTCTGCCCTCCCGCCCACAGACGCAACGATCCGTTGGCGTACGCAACTTCTCGCGGTGGATGTCGACTGCCCCCGGGACATAGCGTTGAGCAACGGCGCCAGCCCACGAGCCGAAGGTGGCCGGGCGCGCCCGACCCCAGGAGCAGGACATGACGATGGACGCCACCCGCCAGCGCCTCCTGATGTGCCGGCCGACGTACTTCGCCGTCGACTACGCCATCAACCCGTGGATGGACCCGACCGCGCCGGTCGACGCCGAGCTGGCCATCCGGCAGTGGGAGCAGCTGCGGCAGACCTACCTCGACCTGGGCCACGAGGTCGAGCTGATCGACCCCGTGGCCGGCCTGCCGGACATGGTCTTCGCCGCCAACGGCGGCACCGTGATCGACGGCAAGGCGATGGCGGTCCAGTTCCGCGACCCGCAGCGCGCCGACGAGGCCCCCGCCTACCGGGCCTGGTTCGAGGCCGCCGGCTTCGAGATGTACGACCCGAAGCACGTCAACGAGGGCGAGGGCGACGTCCTGCTGGTCGGTGACCACCTGCTCGCCGGCACCGGCTTCCGTACCGCCCACGCCTCGCACGCCCAGCTCCAGGAGGTCTTCGGTTACCCGGTGATCACCATGCAGCTGGTGGACCCGCGCTTCTACCACCTGGACACCGCGCTGACCGTGCTCGACGAGCGGACCGTGGCCTACCTGCCCGAGGCGTTCTCCCCCGGCAGCCAGGCCGTGCTCCGCCGGCTCTTCCCCGACGCGATCCACGCCACGATGGCCGACGCGGAGGTGCTCGGCCTCAACGCGGTCAGCGACGGCCGTACCGTGGTGCTGCCGGCGCAGGCCACCGACCTGGCCGCGAAGCTGCGCGACCGGGGCTACCAGACCATCGGCATCGACCTGTCCGAGCTGCGCAAGGCCGGCGGTGGACCGAAGTGCTGCACGTTGCGACTCCGTCAGGGAAAGGCGAGCAAGTGATCGTGGACGACATGCTGCGGACGCCGTCCGCGGTCCGGGACGCGGAGCGTCACACCGCGCACAACTACCACCCGCTGCCGGTGGTGATCTCCTCCGCCGAGGGCGCGTGGGTGACCGACGTGGACGGTCGGCGCTACCTGGACTGCCTCGCCGGCTACTCGGCGCTGAACTTCGGCCACCGGCACCCCAAGCTGATCGAGGCCGCGCACGCGCAGCTCGACCGGCTCACCCTGACCAGCCGGGCCTTCATCCACGACCAGTTCGCCGACTTCTGCAAGGAGCTGGCCGAGCTGTGCGGCAAGGACCTGGTCCTGCCGATGAACACCGGCGCCGAGGCGGTGGAGACCGGCATCAAGGTCGCCCGCAAGTGGGGCTACCAGGTCAAGGGCGTCACGCCGGGCCAGGCCAACATCATCGTGGCCGACGGGAACTTCCACGGCCGGACGACCACCATCGTCAGCTTCTCCACCGACGAGGACGCGCGGGCCGACTTCGGGCCGTACACGCCCGGCTTCACCGTGGTCCCCTACGGCGACCTGGCGGCGCTGGAGGCGGCGATCGACGAGAACACCGTCGCGGTGCTGCTCGAGCCGATCCAGGGCGAGCAGGGCGTCGTGGTGCCGCCGGAGGGCTACCTGCCGGGGGTCCGCCAGGTCTGCACCGACCGGAACGTCCTCTTCATCGCCGACGAGATCCAGTCCGGCCTGGGCCGCACCGGCAGCACCTTCGCCTGCGACCTGGAGGGCGTCACCCCCGACATGTACCTGCTGGGCAAGGCGCTCGGCGGCGGCATCGTCCCGGTCTCCGCGGTCGCCGCGAACGCCGACGTGCTCGGCGTGCTCAAGCCCGGCCAGCACGGCTCCACCTTCGGCGGCAACCCGCTGGCCTGCGCGGTCGCCACCGAGGTGGTCCGGCTGCTGGCCACCGGCGAGTTCCAGCAGCGCTCCGCCGAGCTGGGCGAGCGGCTGCGGGCCGGCCTGGAAGGGCTGGTCGGCAAGGGCCTGGTCGCCGTCCGGGTGCGCGGCCTCTGGGCCGGCGTCGACATCGACCCGGCACTGATGAGCGGCCGGCAGGCCTGCGAGCGGCTGATGGAGCGCGGTGTCCTGGCCAAGGACACGCACGGCTCCACCATCCGGCTCGCCCCGCCGCTGACCATCACCGCCGAGGAGATCGACCACGCGGTGGCGCAGCTCGCCGCCGTCCTGGCCGGCTGATCCTCCGTACGCGCGAAAGGGCGCCGGGACCACGACGGTCCCGGCGCCCTTGTCGTGCTCCGGCGGTCAGACCCGCGGCAGCCGCATCGCCATGGTGGGCGCCTCGGCCATCACCGAGGCGGGGGTGAACGGGGCGGCACTGGGCAGTTCCTCGGCCCGGCCGATCTGCACCCCGGGATAGAGCTCGACCACGTCGCCGGCGCCGAGCACCCGGGACTGCTGGGGGGCGAGCGCGATCCGGTCCGCGTCGTTCATCGAGCCGGCAGGGCGGATGCCGGAGCCGTTGGTGCTGGTGTCGGTCACGATCACCTCACCCACGCGGAGTTCGAAGCGGACGTGCCCGCGGCTGATCCACCGGCGGGCCTCGTCGTTGAGCCACTGGCCGAGCGTGACGCCGCCGGACTGCTCGGGTGCCCGCCCGGCGACCACCGGCTGGCTCTCGGTGAGCACGAACCGCTGGCGGACCAGCCCACCGATCCGCACCGCGAGGACCTCGGTACGCGGCCGCGGGCCGGCGTCGCCGAGCCGGGTCATGTGCCGGGGGCAGGTCGGCGCCCCGCCGCGCAGGGTGGGCGGCGGCTGCCCGGCGGGGCTGCGTTCCACCCGGGCCAGGT
Protein-coding sequences here:
- the rocD gene encoding ornithine--oxo-acid transaminase translates to MVDDMLRTPSAVRDAERHTAHNYHPLPVVISSAEGAWVTDVDGRRYLDCLAGYSALNFGHRHPKLIEAAHAQLDRLTLTSRAFIHDQFADFCKELAELCGKDLVLPMNTGAEAVETGIKVARKWGYQVKGVTPGQANIIVADGNFHGRTTTIVSFSTDEDARADFGPYTPGFTVVPYGDLAALEAAIDENTVAVLLEPIQGEQGVVVPPEGYLPGVRQVCTDRNVLFIADEIQSGLGRTGSTFACDLEGVTPDMYLLGKALGGGIVPVSAVAANADVLGVLKPGQHGSTFGGNPLACAVATEVVRLLATGEFQQRSAELGERLRAGLEGLVGKGLVAVRVRGLWAGVDIDPALMSGRQACERLMERGVLAKDTHGSTIRLAPPLTITAEEIDHAVAQLAAVLAG
- a CDS encoding Fpg/Nei family DNA glycosylase; this encodes MPEGHTIHRLAARHARLFAGRRVHAASPQGRFAEGAARLDGTVLQGTEAYGKHLLHHHAGELTLHVHLGLYGKVTDGAGAPPPPVGQVRLRLTSEGSAAAPGDAHWLDLRGPTACELLTPPEVAALRARLGPDPLRADADPQRAYARIRRSPTPLAALLLDQSVVAGTGLIFVTEALFRAGLAPTLPGRDLTPAGWRDLWADLVALMTLAVERGRIDTVRDAHLPAAMGRAARVDRHGGEVYVYRRPGAPCHVCGTDVSRGELAGRNLYWCATCQARS
- a CDS encoding DUF4190 domain-containing protein, with the translated sequence MNIPSLSRRKQPAPAGDVTGDGRVDARDTATGTVDRTPVTDRTEPQPTVDPTDRTEVQPTVDRTDRTEPRSTVDPTDRSEPRPTADPADRTEARPTVTDRDADRATYRSSTAPAGAGAAALSGRGASTPVAEPVTERTMDLEREREQINLERGLRNDRDGDGFPDHRERTEAEVPVVVGPKPRASLLATVGLVAGVASALFVLTGTLAGYGIALGALGAVLSVLGLIATRRRHVAGKTDALLGIVLGLGAVVLGVLAMTGIFDWPTTDGDWVARFREWLDSQFVDRF
- the ddaH gene encoding dimethylargininase, which gives rise to MAGRARPQEQDMTMDATRQRLLMCRPTYFAVDYAINPWMDPTAPVDAELAIRQWEQLRQTYLDLGHEVELIDPVAGLPDMVFAANGGTVIDGKAMAVQFRDPQRADEAPAYRAWFEAAGFEMYDPKHVNEGEGDVLLVGDHLLAGTGFRTAHASHAQLQEVFGYPVITMQLVDPRFYHLDTALTVLDERTVAYLPEAFSPGSQAVLRRLFPDAIHATMADAEVLGLNAVSDGRTVVLPAQATDLAAKLRDRGYQTIGIDLSELRKAGGGPKCCTLRLRQGKASK